GGGCTGAGCTCCGCGGCGAGCTTCACCGCGGACTCCGCGTCCCCGGCCTCCCCGACGACGCTCAGCGCGCCCCGGGCGTGCAGCTGCTCGCGGAGCAGCCGACGCACGACGGCGTTGTCGTCGACGAGCAGCACCCTCGGCACACCCGGACGATCGGTCCCGGACCCGGTGATCTTTACCTCCCGATCCTCGCGGCTCACGCCGGCCGGCTCACGCCTCGACCGCACGACGGACGTCGGCGGTGGCGAGGACGCCGACGACCGAACCGTCCGCCTCGACGACCAGGTACTCGGTCGCCGGGGTGGCGTCGAGGTAGCGGATCAAGGATTCCCCGGTGAGGTCGGCCGACACCCGCAGGCCCGGCTCCAGGCGCCGGGCCAGCGTCTCGACGGCCACCCAGGGCCGGCGCTGCTCGGGCGTCGCGGCGACCGCCGCCTCGTTCACCAGGCCCACCGGCCGGCCCGTGCCGTCGACGACGACCAGACCGGTCGCGCCGAAGGCCCCGGCCCGGCGCAGGGCCTCGGCCAGCGGCAGGCCCGTCTCGACCGGCAGGGCGCGGCGCGCCAGGGTGCGGGCGCCGATGCTGGGCAGCTTCTCCCGGATCTGGGCGCCGCGCAGCGAGGCGGTCGCCCCGAACCAGATGAAGCCCCCGAGCAGGCCGCCCCAGACCACCGAGATGACGTCGGGGTCCCGACCGGCGACGACGTCGAGCCCGATCGGGATGAAGAAGACGACGACGGCCAGGACGCGGCCGATGTGGCCCGCCGAGATCGTGGCCCGGTTCGCGTGCCCGGAGGCCCCCCACAGGGCCGAGCGGAGCATGATGCCGCCGTCGAGCGGAAGCCCGGGGAGCAGGTTGAACAGACCGACGGCGATGTTGGCGTACATCAGGGCGTCGAGCAGTTCGAGGACGATCCGCATCCGGACCGAGTCGTCGGGGTTGCTCGCCGCGGTGGCCCCGCTGAGCCCGCCGGGGTCGCCGCCGAGGGCCTGGATCGCCCCCCAGGCCAGGACACCGAGGACGAGCGAGAGCGCGGGGCCGGCCCCGGCGATCGCAAACTCGCGCTTCGGTGAGTTCGACTCGCGGCTCATCTCGGTCACCCCGCCGAGGAGCTGGAGGGTGATCCGGGTGACCGGCACCCCGAACCGCATCGCGGTGAAGGCGTGCCCGAGCTCGTGGATCAGAACCGAGGCGTAGAGCAGCACCGCGTAGGTGAAGGAGACGCCGTACTTGCCGCCCTCGATCTCCGGGATGTGGTACCCGACCGTCGGGGCGAACATCAGCGTGATCAGGAGGGCGATGATCGCCCAGGACGGCGCGACGTAGACCGGCACCCCACGGATGCGGCCGACGAGCCAGCCGGACGGACGATCCGGCACCTGCTCGGTCACGGGCCTCCCGGTCTCGTGTGTCAGGGATCGCCGTACCCGAACGACCTCCTGACCCGATGTTATGCGGAGTGTTACTTGAGTTGCCTAAGGTGAAGTGGATCAAGACTTCGAGCAGGGGACGGACAGATTTCATGACCGCGGGGCCCGCCAGCTTCCCGACGCCTGACCAGCCTCCCGGTCCGCCCACGGTGCCCACGGCGCCGCCCGGCGTGGCCGCGTACGCC
This window of the Sporichthya brevicatena genome carries:
- a CDS encoding site-2 protease family protein, with the translated sequence MTEQVPDRPSGWLVGRIRGVPVYVAPSWAIIALLITLMFAPTVGYHIPEIEGGKYGVSFTYAVLLYASVLIHELGHAFTAMRFGVPVTRITLQLLGGVTEMSRESNSPKREFAIAGAGPALSLVLGVLAWGAIQALGGDPGGLSGATAASNPDDSVRMRIVLELLDALMYANIAVGLFNLLPGLPLDGGIMLRSALWGASGHANRATISAGHIGRVLAVVVFFIPIGLDVVAGRDPDVISVVWGGLLGGFIWFGATASLRGAQIREKLPSIGARTLARRALPVETGLPLAEALRRAGAFGATGLVVVDGTGRPVGLVNEAAVAATPEQRRPWVAVETLARRLEPGLRVSADLTGESLIRYLDATPATEYLVVEADGSVVGVLATADVRRAVEA